The proteins below come from a single Thiothrix unzii genomic window:
- a CDS encoding recombinase family protein encodes MTAAFDEFQRELIVENTRAGLAAANKRGRRGGRPKAMNEQTVKQAEV; translated from the coding sequence ATGACCGCCGCTTTCGATGAGTTTCAGCGAGAACTGATTGTCGAAAATACCCGTGCAGGTCTTGCCGCAGCCAACAAGCGTGGGCGACGTGGCGGTAGGCCAAAAGCCATGAACGAGCAAACGGTTAAACAGGCGGAAGTTTAA
- a CDS encoding tyrosine-type recombinase/integrase: MKVSPLRQRMLDAMQMRGYSPRTHDSYVQAVLDLSHYYHRSPDKISADEVQQWLLWLLKERHVSSSTCHLYFNGIRFLFVTVLEDADFMAYRFALPKRQQRLPDLLSRAEVSQLVAAPDNPTHRLLLLSCYACGLRVSELVNIRVQDIDGSRRILHVVQGKGQKDRYVPVPDTLLAQWRAYWQRCHPKQWLFPGKYYGYQQSMTTPQKIYLRAKRQVGIRKAGGIHSLRHAFATHSLQAGMPIHQLQQVLGHEHVSSTMRYAHWLPETQQGGQAIDLLAGLDAAAVCYA; encoded by the coding sequence ATGAAAGTCAGCCCGTTGCGCCAGCGGATGCTGGATGCCATGCAGATGCGTGGCTATTCCCCCAGAACCCACGACAGTTATGTCCAAGCCGTCCTTGACCTAAGCCACTATTACCACCGCTCACCAGACAAGATTTCGGCGGATGAGGTGCAGCAATGGTTGCTGTGGCTGTTAAAAGAACGCCACGTTTCATCCTCCACCTGTCACCTGTATTTCAACGGGATACGCTTCCTGTTTGTGACGGTGCTGGAAGATGCGGATTTTATGGCTTACCGCTTTGCCTTGCCCAAACGCCAGCAACGTTTGCCTGATTTGCTGTCGCGGGCGGAGGTCAGCCAACTGGTGGCAGCCCCCGACAACCCGACCCACCGGCTGCTGTTGCTGAGCTGTTATGCCTGCGGGCTGCGGGTCAGTGAGTTGGTGAATATCCGGGTGCAGGACATTGACGGCAGCCGCCGCATCTTGCATGTGGTGCAGGGCAAGGGGCAAAAAGACCGTTACGTGCCCGTACCCGACACCTTGCTGGCACAATGGCGGGCTTACTGGCAGCGTTGCCACCCCAAACAATGGCTGTTTCCGGGGAAATACTACGGCTACCAACAGTCGATGACGACACCCCAGAAAATCTACCTGCGCGCCAAGCGGCAAGTGGGTATCCGCAAGGCAGGCGGCATCCATAGCCTGCGCCATGCGTTTGCCACGCATTCGTTGCAGGCGGGAATGCCGATCCACCAGTTGCAGCAGGTGTTGGGGCATGAGCATGTCAGCAGCACGATGCGCTATGCGCATTGGTTGCCGGAAACCCAACAAGGCGGGCAAGCCATTGATCTGCTGGCGGGGCTGGATGCCGCCGCCGTATGTTACGCCTAG
- a CDS encoding ParA family protein — MRTIVIASQKGGVGKTTLAGHLGVAACQQGQQSVVLIDMDTQGSLTSWWNARNADTPQFASVPTVASLATLLEQLEQAGIDWVIIDTPPAVTELIRQVMGVADLVVIPTRPSPHDLRAVGATVDLALQANKRMVFVLNGAASRARITVEAAIALSQYGAVAPTVIHQRTEFASAMTDGRTVLEVNQDGKSSEEINALWEYVSNYSRK; from the coding sequence ATGCGTACTATCGTTATTGCCAGCCAAAAAGGTGGTGTTGGCAAAACTACGTTAGCAGGTCATTTAGGGGTAGCGGCCTGCCAGCAAGGGCAGCAATCAGTTGTCCTGATTGATATGGATACCCAAGGTTCACTCACATCTTGGTGGAACGCTAGGAATGCCGATACCCCTCAATTTGCTTCCGTCCCTACCGTCGCTAGTTTGGCTACGCTCCTAGAGCAATTGGAACAGGCAGGCATTGACTGGGTAATTATTGATACTCCTCCAGCCGTGACAGAACTTATCCGTCAAGTCATGGGGGTTGCCGACTTAGTAGTAATACCAACTCGACCCAGCCCACATGATTTAAGAGCAGTTGGGGCAACAGTTGATTTGGCTCTTCAGGCAAACAAGCGAATGGTCTTCGTCCTCAATGGAGCAGCATCCCGTGCCCGCATTACCGTTGAAGCTGCAATAGCCCTATCCCAATATGGGGCAGTAGCCCCTACAGTCATACACCAACGGACTGAGTTTGCCAGTGCCATGACCGATGGCAGGACGGTATTGGAAGTCAATCAAGATGGGAAATCATCAGAAGAAATCAATGCACTATGGGAATACGTATCTAATTATTCACGTAAATAG
- a CDS encoding GmrSD restriction endonuclease domain-containing protein, whose protein sequence is MTSDVSVNQSFIDVLKMGEIIIPAYQRAYSWGEKQLEEFIADLKSHQQRTGHGNYYLGHFIFERNNNNALEIIDGQQRITTALLFLSACKRLNQVIVHEVFKYISNFTVTDYDSIAFKELINCGYINNINTASQKRMQIAISGGSDSFKGFDSYIKNNSDKVDDLINIICNSYVSFALYEDKSVAAQIFELHNTRGVNLTETEKVKSYLMKQIFLLSSKPQEDILILQEHFSKIYELEEKANQNWIKGEMTLDNILMYHLRAVDDGNKLSAFNSPNTSSGDNGSLSYVKGKIEKLQSDANKILDYIFKLTREFNNTVEIVTNTIPYLDKKYRLLGDVLMLDKDRSMNFLLRLFRTKNPLDNKILERWERFLFCYEFIYHKGIFYNLDYANRGSFDLILKEINSDSDSKIISDLINDYFVGNKRFAKRKLEENNNSFWSWVVWYYDVDDENDKVYNKKATRNWLLKNAYNSWKLIPYLLYKYEIENCQANIEKIRDNVIKSNRISIDHIVARGSEVAQKITENINGIGNLAIITVSANSSLQNSNVKNHAKAFEKLGLEHTAKQVTKWIDHDDLSLSIETRSHDILDFLCNYFIKPINIWSGSSIYLNYQ, encoded by the coding sequence ATGACGAGTGATGTTAGTGTAAATCAGAGCTTTATTGATGTTTTAAAAATGGGGGAAATTATTATTCCTGCTTATCAAAGAGCTTATAGCTGGGGAGAAAAGCAACTTGAAGAATTTATTGCTGATTTAAAAAGCCATCAACAAAGAACAGGGCATGGAAATTATTATCTTGGTCATTTTATTTTTGAGAGAAACAACAATAATGCATTAGAAATAATTGATGGGCAACAAAGAATTACAACAGCATTGTTGTTTTTATCCGCATGTAAAAGATTAAATCAAGTTATTGTTCATGAAGTATTTAAATACATTTCAAATTTTACTGTAACAGATTATGATTCAATAGCATTCAAAGAGTTAATTAATTGTGGTTATATAAATAATATAAATACCGCATCGCAAAAAAGAATGCAAATAGCGATTTCTGGAGGGAGTGATTCATTTAAAGGCTTTGACTCTTACATTAAAAATAATTCAGATAAAGTCGATGATCTTATAAATATAATATGCAACTCTTATGTATCTTTTGCTTTATACGAAGATAAATCTGTAGCTGCGCAAATTTTTGAGTTGCATAATACTAGAGGAGTAAACTTGACTGAAACAGAAAAAGTAAAGTCATATTTAATGAAGCAAATATTTTTATTAAGTTCTAAGCCGCAAGAAGATATATTAATATTACAAGAACACTTTTCAAAAATATATGAACTAGAAGAAAAAGCCAATCAAAATTGGATAAAGGGGGAAATGACTTTAGATAACATTTTGATGTATCATTTAAGAGCGGTTGATGATGGTAATAAATTAAGTGCATTTAATAGTCCTAATACATCATCTGGAGATAATGGATCATTGAGTTATGTAAAGGGAAAAATAGAAAAGCTACAAAGTGATGCAAACAAGATTTTAGATTATATATTCAAATTAACAAGGGAATTTAACAATACCGTAGAAATAGTTACAAATACAATACCTTATTTAGATAAAAAATATCGTCTGCTTGGTGATGTATTGATGCTAGATAAAGATAGAAGCATGAACTTCCTTCTACGGCTATTTAGAACAAAAAATCCACTAGATAATAAAATATTAGAAAGATGGGAGCGTTTCCTATTTTGTTATGAATTTATTTATCACAAGGGTATTTTTTATAACTTGGATTATGCAAATAGAGGGAGCTTTGATTTAATACTTAAAGAAATAAATAGTGATTCAGATTCTAAAATCATAAGTGATTTGATTAATGATTATTTTGTGGGCAACAAAAGATTTGCCAAACGTAAACTTGAAGAAAACAATAATAGTTTCTGGTCATGGGTTGTTTGGTATTATGATGTAGATGATGAAAATGATAAGGTTTATAATAAAAAAGCCACAAGAAATTGGTTATTAAAAAATGCTTACAATTCTTGGAAGTTAATTCCTTACTTATTATATAAATATGAAATAGAAAACTGCCAAGCCAATATAGAAAAAATCAGGGATAATGTTATAAAAAGCAATCGTATATCTATTGATCATATCGTAGCGAGAGGAAGCGAAGTAGCGCAGAAAATAACTGAAAATATTAATGGAATTGGTAATTTAGCAATTATCACAGTTAGTGCAAATTCTTCACTTCAGAATAGCAACGTAAAAAATCATGCAAAAGCATTTGAGAAACTTGGATTGGAACATACAGCAAAACAAGTTACAAAGTGGATAGATCATGATGATTTATCGTTATCTATAGAAACACGAAGTCATGATATACTTGATTTTTTATGCAACTATTTCATAAAGCCAATTAATATTTGGAGTGGTAGCAGTATTTACCTGAATTATCAGTAG
- a CDS encoding IS91 family transposase translates to MLRLAEVVQRFQSHLPPLPPPVNKVCQQLLACRTAALGGFQLRCGECGEEVPLYHACRNRHCPRCQQQASEQWQQRELANVVPAPYFHLVFTLPHELNGWVRLHPAVVYHALFRSVWDTLNTLGHDPKRLNGQLGMTAVLHTWGQNLSQHVHLHCLIPGGALDAAQQWHPAKSTYLFPIRVLSRLFRGKLVSRLREAAEDGQLPRVTHPGEVKQLLGQLMRKDWVVYAKPCLHKAETVVKYLARYTRKIAISESRLLGITDETVSFRYHDYRDGQQKVMTLAGDEFLRRFLQHVLPAGFLRIRHYGWLANACRKTRLPQVREAIARYAPTLPMVADKPMEAIARFDGIPCPCCKTGMMRVRYPLPPQRLEYG, encoded by the coding sequence ATGTTACGCCTAGCCGAGGTGGTGCAGCGGTTTCAGTCACACTTGCCGCCGCTGCCACCGCCAGTGAACAAGGTGTGCCAACAACTGCTGGCGTGCCGCACCGCTGCCTTGGGTGGTTTCCAACTGCGCTGTGGGGAATGCGGCGAGGAAGTCCCGCTGTACCATGCCTGCCGCAACCGCCATTGCCCGCGTTGCCAGCAGCAGGCCAGCGAGCAGTGGCAACAGCGTGAACTGGCGAATGTTGTGCCTGCACCGTACTTCCATCTGGTGTTCACCCTGCCACATGAGTTGAACGGTTGGGTCAGGCTACATCCAGCGGTGGTTTACCATGCCCTGTTCCGCAGCGTGTGGGACACACTCAACACCTTGGGGCATGACCCCAAACGCCTCAACGGGCAATTGGGGATGACTGCGGTACTGCACACCTGGGGGCAGAACCTCAGCCAGCATGTCCACCTGCATTGCCTGATCCCCGGCGGGGCATTGGATGCTGCGCAACAGTGGCATCCGGCAAAAAGCACCTACCTGTTCCCGATCCGAGTGCTGTCGCGCCTGTTCCGGGGCAAGCTGGTCAGCCGCTTGCGGGAGGCTGCCGAGGATGGGCAATTGCCGCGTGTCACCCACCCCGGTGAGGTTAAACAATTGCTGGGGCAACTGATGCGTAAAGACTGGGTGGTGTATGCCAAACCCTGCCTGCACAAGGCCGAAACGGTGGTGAAATATCTGGCACGCTACACCCGCAAGATTGCCATCAGTGAGTCGCGCCTGTTGGGTATCACCGATGAAACGGTCAGCTTCCGCTACCACGATTACCGCGATGGGCAGCAGAAAGTGATGACCTTGGCGGGTGATGAGTTCCTGCGCCGCTTCCTGCAACACGTATTGCCTGCGGGGTTCCTGCGCATCCGCCATTACGGCTGGTTGGCGAATGCCTGCCGCAAAACCCGCTTGCCGCAAGTGCGCGAGGCCATTGCCCGTTACGCACCCACGCTGCCAATGGTGGCAGACAAGCCAATGGAAGCCATTGCTCGCTTTGATGGCATCCCTTGCCCTTGTTGCAAAACCGGGATGATGCGGGTGCGTTACCCGCTGCCGCCGCAACGGTTGGAGTATGGTTGA
- a CDS encoding stationary phase growth adaptation protein produces MILDEVMQWKAFEAEDGTIFDLSFLDAKKVTYTHSFAGKPDVSYDFWVTYSCHCFTKDYPHQSEAEQQALAYVSPKETRPFCQQRYILARQHLCQIVENLASAEYTITDAGYGSYITAKVLTDDGETVWYHVPFRVYRERKKYRLHVLSAYPAPERRGGGKIGFFKIAYNLRMGKPLPSNPHK; encoded by the coding sequence ATGATTTTGGATGAGGTGATGCAGTGGAAGGCGTTCGAGGCAGAGGATGGGACAATTTTTGATTTGTCCTTTCTTGATGCAAAAAAGGTGACATACACACATTCATTCGCTGGCAAGCCCGATGTGAGTTATGACTTTTGGGTGACGTATTCTTGCCATTGCTTCACCAAAGACTACCCACATCAAAGTGAAGCAGAGCAGCAAGCGTTAGCTTACGTGTCCCCAAAGGAAACTCGCCCATTTTGCCAGCAGCGTTACATTTTGGCACGGCAACACCTTTGCCAGATCGTGGAAAACTTGGCATCAGCGGAGTACACGATTACAGATGCAGGGTACGGCAGTTACATTACCGCTAAAGTGTTGACTGACGATGGGGAAACTGTCTGGTATCACGTTCCGTTTCGGGTATACCGGGAACGCAAGAAATACCGCTTACACGTACTGAGTGCCTACCCTGCCCCGGAACGTCGCGGCGGTGGAAAAATTGGCTTCTTCAAAATTGCCTATAACCTGCGGATGGGAAAACCTTTGCCTTCCAATCCCCACAAATAA
- a CDS encoding DUF29 domain-containing protein, with the protein MGAVAYDQDLYSWSLEQAKLLRERKFDQIDLEHIIEEIEDMSKSEKRALGSFLETLLMHLLKWQYQPAHQGRSWKFTIIEQRKRIVGHMKENPGLKSKLPDVIETAYGYAVSGAVRETGLAQETFPVQCPWTYEQFMDEDFWPEPTQ; encoded by the coding sequence ATGGGTGCTGTAGCTTACGATCAAGACCTTTACTCATGGTCACTGGAACAAGCCAAGCTGTTGCGCGAGCGCAAGTTTGACCAGATCGACTTAGAACACATCATTGAGGAAATCGAGGATATGAGTAAATCAGAAAAACGGGCTTTGGGATCGTTTTTAGAGACCCTACTCATGCACTTGTTGAAATGGCAGTATCAACCAGCTCACCAAGGACGTAGCTGGAAGTTCACGATCATTGAACAGCGTAAGCGTATTGTTGGACACATGAAGGAAAATCCCGGGCTAAAAAGCAAATTGCCCGATGTGATTGAAACCGCCTATGGTTACGCCGTAAGTGGCGCAGTCCGTGAAACCGGACTTGCACAAGAAACCTTCCCCGTACAATGCCCGTGGACATATGAGCAATTCATGGATGAGGATTTTTGGCCTGAACCAACCCAATAA
- a CDS encoding HU family DNA-binding protein has translation MTKSDIIQNIIFRSSKSCSTDIDKSVNLLLELMGSALASGGRIEVRGFGSFAVHTRKPRTARNPKTGESVSLSSKRIPRFKPGNELRVRVDQARVNTPIQDD, from the coding sequence ATGACCAAATCCGACATCATTCAAAATATTATTTTTCGTTCCTCCAAGTCATGCAGTACAGACATTGATAAGTCCGTGAACCTGTTACTGGAGTTGATGGGGTCGGCACTGGCAAGCGGCGGACGTATTGAAGTACGTGGTTTTGGCAGTTTTGCCGTGCATACTCGCAAGCCCCGCACAGCCCGCAATCCAAAAACAGGGGAAAGTGTTTCCCTATCTTCCAAGCGCATCCCCCGTTTCAAACCTGGCAACGAGTTGCGTGTACGAGTTGACCAAGCGCGTGTAAATACCCCGATACAGGACGACTGA
- a CDS encoding recombinase family protein: MKVVRIYLRVSTDEQDLTRQVAIVDNARAAGCYVAGIYREKASGARADRPELLRMISDLQVGEIVVAEKIDRLSRLPLAEAEQLVASIRDKGAKLSVPGIVDLSDLAAEAQGVAKIVLESIQNMLLKLALQMARDDYEDRRERQRQGVELAKCAGKYLGRQADTAMHTRIIALRSSGHSITKTAKLAGCSESQVKRVWSMRGN; encoded by the coding sequence ATGAAGGTTGTACGCATCTATTTGCGTGTCAGTACCGACGAACAGGATTTGACCCGTCAGGTTGCCATCGTGGATAACGCACGGGCTGCGGGGTGTTACGTTGCAGGCATTTATCGAGAGAAAGCATCGGGTGCTCGTGCCGACCGGCCTGAACTGCTACGGATGATTTCCGACTTACAAGTTGGTGAAATCGTGGTTGCAGAAAAAATTGACCGCCTTAGCCGCCTACCACTTGCTGAGGCGGAGCAGTTGGTGGCTTCAATACGCGACAAGGGTGCAAAGCTGTCAGTCCCCGGCATTGTTGATTTGTCCGATCTCGCAGCAGAAGCACAGGGCGTGGCAAAGATCGTATTGGAATCAATCCAAAATATGTTGTTGAAGCTGGCGTTACAAATGGCTCGTGATGATTACGAGGATCGGCGGGAAAGGCAACGCCAAGGTGTGGAGCTTGCAAAGTGTGCTGGTAAATACCTTGGTCGGCAAGCTGATACCGCCATGCACACGAGAATCATAGCACTACGCAGCAGCGGACACAGCATCACCAAAACCGCCAAGTTGGCTGGATGCAGTGAGAGCCAAGTTAAACGTGTGTGGTCTATGCGGGGAAATTAG